Below is a window of Nicotiana tabacum cultivar K326 chromosome 19, ASM71507v2, whole genome shotgun sequence DNA.
TTATTctgttttttcttgtttttcatttTGGGAATCACCAAGTTTAGTGTTAGTGTAGGAATTTGCAGAGAAAATGAGCAACAAGCATTGGAGAGTCTCAAGAAAGAAGTATATGATCCCTCAGATTCTCTCTCCTTTTGGATTGTTGGAAAAGATTGTTGTGAATGGAAAGGGGTTGTGTGCCACAATCTGACTCGTCATGTGATTGAGCTACACATATATGGGTTTTTTGGATATCTAAGGATCAATAACCTTGAGTGGCTGCCAAGtcttttaaatcttgaaaatctAGAGATTGATTATGTGGATCTCAGCAAAGCAACTAACTGGCTACAGGTCATTAACAAGCTTCCTTCTCTTGTTGATCTTAGTTTATATAATTGTAGTCTTCATCATATACCACCTCTACttaatcataatttttcttcacTTGAAACACTCGACCTTTCTAGGAATAACTTTAGTTCTTCTattcccaaatgggttttcaatCTCCCTAGTCTTGTTTCTCTTGATTTGAGTGATAGTAATTTAATCGGCCCATTTCCTAAAGGTCCTGTTAACTTTACTTCTCTCATGACCTTCATGGCGggtttcaactctttcaattgtcTTTTACCCGGATGGTTGTTTGATCTTAATAATCTTGAATATCTTGGGCTTATATCCAGTGGTATTAAAGGTGCGATGCCGAGTGGGGCTGGCAACGTAACAAAACTTAAAAATCTTGATCTTACATTCAATAATATTGAGGGGGAACTATCTGAATTATTTAATGATAGGAATAATTTTCTTCCAGCGGGATTGAGAAATAGCTTTTCTTTGACGGAATTGTATCTAGGAAATAATAAACTGACTGGAACTCTCCCAAAAAGTCTTGGCCAACTCACAATGCTAGAAATTATTGACATTTCTAACAATAGGTTGGAAGGTGTCGTAACAGAAAGTCATTTCACCAACTGCACACAATTAAGACAGTTCTTTGCATCTAACAATGATCTAACTTTAAAAGTGAGTCGGAACTGGATTCCACCTTTTCAAGCCATAGATATTGATATAGCCAACTGGAATATAGGTCCTCTATTTCCCATGTGGCTCCAAACTCAAAAGAATATAAATAGTGTGGACATATCAAATGGTGGAATACAAGGTGAGGTTCCAACTTGGTTTTGGAACTTATCTTCTCAAATTCAATTACTTGATATTTCTCACAACCAATTTATTGGTGAGGTTCCAACCATCTCAACACCTTCTTGGTCACCTAGACAAGCTTATTGGTTAATGTACTTGGATTCCAACAATTTCAGTGGTCTGCTACCTCAGATTTCACCCAATGTAACTGTGATAGACCTCTCGAACAATTTCTTTTCAGGGGGTTTATCTCACTTCTTGTGTGAAACAAATAAGAGCAGATCCTACAAATTGGAGGTCTTAAACCTCGAGGGAAATGATTTGTCAGGAGTAATTCCTGATTGTTGGATGAACTGGCCAGAGTTGAAAGTTATAATCTTGAGGGACAATAACTTGATTGGGGGCATACCAAGATCCATGGAGGTTTTAAATAACTTGATATCCTTGGACTTCCGAAAAAATAGACTTACCGGTCCATTGTCTTCATCATTGGAAAACTGCACAAAATTGCAGAAGATAGATATAGCTGAGAATGAGCTT
It encodes the following:
- the LOC107800361 gene encoding receptor-like protein EIX2, with product MKVLAKLFCFFLFFILGITKFSVSVGICRENEQQALESLKKEVYDPSDSLSFWIVGKDCCEWKGVVCHNLTRHVIELHIYGFFGYLRINNLEWLPSLLNLENLEIDYVDLSKATNWLQVINKLPSLVDLSLYNCSLHHIPPLLNHNFSSLETLDLSRNNFSSSIPKWVFNLPSLVSLDLSDSNLIGPFPKGPVNFTSLMTFMAGFNSFNCLLPGWLFDLNNLEYLGLISSGIKGAMPSGAGNVTKLKNLDLTFNNIEGELSELFNDRNNFLPAGLRNSFSLTELYLGNNKLTGTLPKSLGQLTMLEIIDISNNRLEGVVTESHFTNCTQLRQFFASNNDLTLKVSRNWIPPFQAIDIDIANWNIGPLFPMWLQTQKNINSVDISNGGIQGEVPTWFWNLSSQIQLLDISHNQFIGEVPTISTPSWSPRQAYWLMYLDSNNFSGLLPQISPNVTVIDLSNNFFSGGLSHFLCETNKSRSYKLEVLNLEGNDLSGVIPDCWMNWPELKVIILRDNNLIGGIPRSMEVLNNLISLDFRKNRLTGPLSSSLENCTKLQKIDIAENELDGQLPPWLGTRLSYLIILSLSSNKFYGELPLEICHLKDLQILDLANNSFFGIIPRCISNLTEMVSVNKLGETDIIYSSHYFEARFRESAMVTTKGNIYQYDKILALVTSMDMSNNNLSGDIPISFTSLVGLKFCNFSKNHLTGKIPNGIGDMKVLESLDLSENQLSGQIPQSFSSLSTLSFLNLSYNNLSGKIPVGTQLQSFNSSSFQGNELCGLPLLANCSSSGRIPDVDIEKDESDEDELDWFYISMAIGFGISFWGVCSCLLFKRSWRHVYYRFLDSCWESLCVKLQIWGWI